From one Carassius auratus strain Wakin unplaced genomic scaffold, ASM336829v1 scaf_tig00217546, whole genome shotgun sequence genomic stretch:
- the LOC113101120 gene encoding uncharacterized protein LOC113101120 — translation MNDIIERGDVETVNDDGTVGEKWYIPHHGIYHPKKPDKLRVVFDCSAKFKGTSLNEHLLPGPDMINNLTGVLVRFRRHPIAVICDIEKIFHQFHVQENDRDYLRFLWWKNGDTNSALQDYRMKVHLFGAVSSPGCANYGLRYLASEHSQSYPLAAQFILRDFYVDDGVTSVETVEKAIQLAKEARELCIKGSLRLHKFVSNDNTVLQSIPASERAVNFETKDLTFNDMPLERALGIHWNIQSDSFQFHIPLKGQPTTRRGILSTVASIYDPLRFVAPYVLNGKRILQEMCHQGTGWDDPLSLALSPWWEKWQNDFVNLEKVDISRCYVPADFGKIVKTEIHHFSDASTCGYGQCSYLRVINEKDEIHCTFLIGKARVTPVKITTIPRLELTAAVVSVQMSNMLREELDLTNVNEFFWTDSKVVLGYINNDACRFHTFVSNRVQKIRQSTAPKQWLYVPTDDNPADNASRGRTINELLSSNWFSGPSFLWKKEIETSNVVPELPIGDPEVKKIQTFQTETTESKHLVDHLSKFSSWSNAVKAIARLVRRIKKDKTNAPASVGEQEHAKGLILKGVQKQAYQKEMDVLSQGKQLPGYNKLHHLDAFIDLHGMIKVGGRLIHSSCTHFFKHPLILPKDHHVTKLIIAHYHESVKHQGKGFTINAIRSSGYWIPGINRAVTSYIRNCVPCRRLRKPVEGQRMSDLPTERVEPSPPFVYCGMDCFGPFMTKEGRKQHKRYGLLLTCFCSRAIHIEMLEDMSTDAFINSLRCFIAIRGTVRQIRCDQGTNFVGAKNELNSALQQLDPERLTAFLADKQCDFVMNPPHSSHAGGVWERQIKTVRSVLNATVSLSSGRLNDASLRTLFYEAMAIVNSRPLTVDNLNNPKSLEPLTPNHLITMKATTVLPPPGKFIREDIYGRKRWRQVQYLTEQFWSRWKKEYLHNITARQCWHAPKRNLQIGDVVMDTDENLPRNEWRLGRVIDTVTSQDGLVRRVTIALGDKKLNKKGERVNKVSVVERPAQKLVLLLEAE, via the coding sequence ATGAATGACATCATTGAAAGAGGTGATGTAGAAACAGTGAATGATGATGGAACTGTTGGCGAAAAGTGGTACATACCTCATCATGGCATCTACCATCCAAAAAAGCCAGACAAGCTACGTGTCGTTTTTGATTGTTCCGCAAAATTCAAAGGCACAAGTCTCAACGAACATTTGTTACCAGGACCAGACATGATAAACAATCTCACCGGAGTCCTTGTTAGGTTCAGAAGGCATCCTATAGCTGTAATATGTGACATCGAAAAAATTTTTCACCAGTTTCATGTCCAGGAAAATGACCGAGATTACCTGCGCTTCTTATGGTGGAAAAACGGAGACACAAATTCAGCGCTTCAAGATTATCGGATGAAAGTGCATCTTTTCGGCGCGGTTTCTTCGCCTGGTTGCGCAAACTATGGACTAAGATATCTAGCCAGTGAGCATAGTCAATCATACCCATTAGCCGCTCAGTTCATCTTAAGAGACTTCTATGTTGATGATGGAGTCACAAGTGTAGAGACGGTGGAAAAGGCCATTCAGCTGGCAAAGGAAGCACGGGAGTTGTGCATAAAGGGAAGTCTTCGACTTCACAAGTTTGTGTCAAATGACAACACTGTTCTGCAGAGCATACCAGCATCAGAACGTGCTGTAAACTTTGAAACAAAGGATCTTACCTTCAATGACATGCCACTTGAAAGAGCGCTGGGAATTCATTGGAACATACAGAGTGATAGCTTCCAATTCCATATCCCACTAAAAGGTCAACCTACAACACGTCGTGGCATATTGTCAACGGTTGCCTCCATATATGATCCTTTGCGCTTTGTAGCTCCCTATGTTCTCAATGGTAAGAGGATCCTACAAGAAATGTGTCACCAGGGTACAGGCTGGGATGATCCACTTTCCCTTGCTCTTAGCCCATGGTGGGAGAAATGGCAGAATGACTTTGTCAATCTGGAAAAGGTGGACATATCACGATGCTATGTGCCTGCTGATTTCGGTAAAATTGTAAAAACGGAAATACATCATTTCTCTGATGCAAGTACCTGTGGTTATGGTCAGTGTTCTTATCTGAGAGTAATCAATGAGAAGGATGAGATTCATTGCACTTTCCTCATTGGCAAAGCCCGGGTTACTCCTGTAAAGATTACTACAATTCCAAGGTTAGAGTTGACGGCAGCAGTGGTATCAGTCCAAATGAGCAATATGCTCAGAGAAGAGCTTGACCTCACCAATGTCAATGAATTCTTTTGGACTGACTCAAAGGTGGTCTTGGGTTACATCAATAACGACGCCTGTCGTTTTCATACGTTTGTATCCAACAGAGTCCAAAAAATACGCCAAAGCACAGCACCCAAACAATGGCTATACGTCCCAACAGATGATAACCCAGCAGACAATGCTTCAAGAGGAAGAACAATAAATGAATTGCTCTCGTCCAACTGGTTCTCAGGTCCTTCATTCCTGTGGAAGAAAGAAATAGAGACCTCAAATGTTGTACCGGAGCTTCCAATAGGAGATCCAGAAGTTAAAAAGATCCAGACGTTTCAAACAGAAACCACAGAAAGTAAACATCTTGTAGACCATTTGTCAAAGTTCTCATCTTGGTCTAATGCTGTGAAAGCTATTGCACGCCTTGTGAGACGGATTAAGAAGGATAAAACTAATGCGCCAGCTTCTGTAGGTGAACAGGAACATGCAAAAGGCTTGATTCTAAAAGGAGTTCAAAAACAAGCATATCAGAAAGAAATGGATGTCCTGAGTCAAGGAAAACAACTTCCAGGTTATAATAAACTTCATCACCTGGACGCCTTCATAGACCTTCATGGTATGATCAAGGTGGGAGGAAGACTTATCCACTCATCATGCACTCACTTTTTCAAGCACCCACTGATCCTTCCTAAAGATCATCATGTAACAAAGTTGATTATTGCACACTATCATGAAAGTGTAAAGCATCAAGGAAAGGGTTTCACAATTAATGCAATCAGATCTTCCGGCTATTGGATACCTGGAATAAACAGAGCTGTCACATCTTACATTCGCAACTGTGTACCTTGTAGAAGGTTGAGAAAACCTGTGGAAGGCCAGCGGATGAGTGATCTTCCCACAGAACGTGTAGAGCCTTCCCCACCGTTTGTGTATTGTGGTATGGATTGCTTTGGTCCATTCATGACTAAAGAAGGAAGAAAACAGCACAAAAGGTATGGTCTGCTTCTAACTTGCTTTTGTTCAAGAGCCATTCATATAGAAATGTTAGAAGATATGTCCACAGATGCTTTCATCAACAGTTTGCGATGCTTTATTGCAATTCGAGGCACAGTACGGCAGATCAGATGTGACCAAGGTACCAATTTCGTTGGCGCAAAAAACGAACTGAACTCAGCATTACAGCAGCTTGACCCAGAAAGGCTCACCGCTTTCCTTGCAGATAAACAGTGTGATTTTGTAATGAATCCCCCTCATTCCAGTCATGCAGGTGGTGTATGGGAGCGTCAAATCAAAACTGTACGGAGTGTTCTTAATGCTACAGTTTCCCTCTCATCAGGCAGGCTTAATGATGCTTCACTGCGCACTTTATTTTATGAAGCCATGGCGATAGTCAACAGTCGCCCCCTTACAGTGGATAACCTGAACAACCCCAAGAGCTTAGAACCACTCACACCTAACCATCTGATTACCATGAAAGCCACCACGGTCCTACCACCACCAGGAAAGTTCATAAGAGAAGACATCTACGGGAGAAAGAGATGGAGACAGGTGCAGTACCTTACTGAACAGTTTTGGAGTAGATGGAAAAAAGAGTATCTCCACAACATTACGGCTAGACAATGCTGGCATGCTCCAAAAAGGAATTTGCAGATTGGTGATGTGGTCATGGATACAGATGAGAACCTTCCAAGAAATGAGTGGAGACTAGGACGTGTCATAGACACTGTAACTAGCCAAGATGGACTAGTAAGGAGAGTCACAATAGCACTCGgtgacaaaaaactaaacaaaaaaggaGAACGGGTAAACAAGGTCTCAGTCGTAGAGAGACCAGCTCAGAAGTTGGTCTTATTATTGGAAGCGGAGTGA
- the LOC113101115 gene encoding uncharacterized protein LOC113101115 encodes MEMDTDEPDSESLLQTDIEGEKDKNEAVKNKDKDKPESQCQKQDSKELTRRSERPHMPTEKMLAYQKDECCKKEKRLNTLYEQWKIEARKARQSLKTDITDKQLAEMADSIEDKKNNILKLFSDIREHVTPTADLRRKIDACEAVTNDIIKIVLERMAIVDGEFDAERERGRLRELLAHSYARSIYGSSASKTSVSSHSRSSSATSKRADAAAELAAKEAEYKMMQTERQQKEKIRTLEEQLRRELETQKFELERLQVEKDIEVARARIKSYDEEIKQETRSQSIPNDHQGQRNEMLHHCSVVQSTPLSEVSHLAQAVQDSIAINRLPIPEPSVFNGDPIQFVDWKASFMSLIDRKGISAADKLYYLKKYVSGSAHKYLEGTFYRNDEEAYKDAWNKLNQRYGQPFVIQRAFREKLSKWPRISSKDAEGLRTFSDFLNACLQAIPHVKGLEILNDCEENQKLVQKLPDWAASRWNRQVTTSLMDGKEFPSFQDFVKFMSTEAEIVCNPITSLHALHSCESPHERRILNETKRNKAIVFKTQTTENSDKQTMAKGQLKTPCMLCQDDSHPLCKCPEFMVKSLKDRRSYVKDNKLCFGCMKPGHCAKDCRHRHTCDVCKLRHPTCLHDYNYENNGNRKQPTVSMEHARESEITDAISLNNTRQGRSVITSMIVPVWVSSIKNPSNEQLVYALLDTQSDTTFIDEEVSNTLQVDSQPIKLKLTTMMGDSMIIKSKRVSDLRVRGYNSSVHINLPPVYTKECIPVNRDHIPTQETAKNWSHLKVITDEMSPLLSCEVGLLIGYNCHRVLAPRQVILGKDDEPYAILTDLGWSVVGCSTPGINGSTSVSLCHRIATKEIPALTPMDAIRVLESDFKDVTADEKTISQDDIVFLDKLKEGIKKNAQGHYEMPLPFKQRPYLPDNRELAKVRLNHLNKKFCRN; translated from the coding sequence ATGGAAATGGATACGGACGAACCGGATTCTGAAAGCCTGCTTCAGACGGATATTGAAGGTGAAAAGGATAAAAATGAAGCAGTTAAAAATAAGGATAAAGATAAACCTGAATCTCAGTGTCAAAAGCAAGACAGTAAAGAACTCACTCGACGTTCAGAACGTCCGCATATGCCCACGGAGAAAATGCTTGCTTATCAGAAAGATGAATGctgtaagaaagaaaaaagattaaacaCTTTGTATGAGCAATGGAAGATAGAAGCTCGTAAAGCAAGACAGAGCTTAAAAACTGACATAACTGATAAACAGCTGGCTGAAATGGCTGACTCTAttgaggacaaaaaaaataatattttgaaactcTTCAGTGACATAAGGGAACATGTTACACCTACTGCAGATTTAAGACGAAAAATTGATGCATGTGAAGCTGTGACCAATGACATAATCAAAATAGTGCTTGAAAGAATGGCAATTGTAGATGGCGAATTTGATGCAGAAAGAGAAAGGGGCAGGCTGCGTGAACTTTTAGCACATAGTTATGCTCGCTCTATATATGGTTCCAGTGCTTCAAAAACAAGTGTCAGTAGCCATTCCAGATCCTCTAGTGCAACAAGCAAACGTGCAGATGCTGCAGCAGAACTGGCTGCAAAAGAGGCTGAATATAAGATGATGCAAACAGAAAGgcaacaaaaggaaaaaataagaactttagAAGAGCAACTCAGAAGAGAGTTAGAAACTCAAAAGTTTGAACTGGAACGGCTGCAGGTAGAAAAGGATATAGAGGTTGCTCGAGCCAGAATAAAATCCtatgatgaagaaataaaacaagagaCAAGAAGTCAGTCAATACCGAATGATCATCAAGGGCAGAGAAATGAAATGTTACATCATTGCAGTGTTGTTCAGTCAACACCTCTCAGTGAAGTGTCCCATCTTGCTCAGGCAGTTCAGGACAGCATAGCCATCAACAGGTTACCCATACCCGAGCCTTCAGTGTTCAATGGAGACCCAATTCAGTTTGTGGACTGGAAAGCCTCATTTATGTCACTTATAGATAGAAAAGGCATCTCTGCAGCTGATAAACtctattatttgaaaaagtatgtCAGTGGCTCAGCACACAAATATCTTGAAGGCACCTTTTATCGTAATGATGAAGAAGCGTACAAAGATGCTTGGAACAAGCTTAACCAAAGATACGGGCAGCCATTTGTCATTCAAAGAGCATTCCGTGAAAAGCTGTCAAAGTGGCCaagaatatcatccaaagatgCAGAAGGCCTGAGAACATTTTCAGACTTCTTAAATGCCTGCCTGCAAGCCATACCTCATGTTAAAGGCCTGGAAATATTAAACGACTGTGAAGAGAATCAAAAGCTGGTACAGAAACTTCCTGACTGGGCAGCCTCCAGGTGGAACCGCCAAGTCACAACATCACTTATGGATGGCAAGGAATTTCCAAGCTTTCAAGACTTTGTAAAATTCATGTCAACTGAAGCAGAAATAGTGTGTAATCCTATCACTTCTCTACATGCTCTTCATTCATGCGAGTCACCTCATGAGAGAAGAATCTTAAATGAAACCAAAAGAAACAAGGCGATTgtcttcaaaacacaaacaacagaaaacagtGACAAACAGACAATGGCTAAAGGACAGTTAAAAACACCATGCATGTTGTGTCAAGATGACAGCCATCCACTCTGTAAGTGCCCAGAATTCATGGTAAAGTCTCTGAAAGACAGAAGGTCCTATGTCAAAGACAACAAACTCTGTTTTGGGTGTATGAAACCAGGTCACTGTGCTAAGGATTGTCGGCATCGCCACACATGTGATGTATGCAAACTGCGACATCCCACATGTCTTCATGACTACAACTATGAGAATAACGGAAACAGAAAGCAACCAACGGTTAGCATGGAGCATGCACGTGAGAGTGAGATTACAGATGCCATATCACTTAATAACACAAGACAAGGTCGTTCAGTCATTACATCCATGATTGTACCTGTGTGGGTGTCGTCCATCAAAAATCCATCCAATGAACAGCTTGTCTATGCTTTGTTAGACACTCAGAGTGACACCACTTTCATTGATGAAGAAGTGAGTAATACACTGCAAGTGGATTCTCAGCCAATAAAACTCAAACTTACCACCATGATGGGAGATAGTAtgataattaaaagtaaaagagTGTCTGATCTTCGTGTGAGAGGGTACAATTCATCAGTACATATCAATTTGCCTCCAGTATACACCAAGGAGTGTATTCCTGTAAATCGTGATCACATACCAACACAGGAAACGGCAAAGAACTGGAGTCACTTGAAGGTAATCACAGACGAAATGTCACCTCTTCTCAGCTGTGAAGTAGGTTTACTTATTGGCTACAACTGCCACAGAGTGCTAGCTCCCAGGCAAGTTATACTAGGAAAAGATGATGAACCTTATGCTATTCTAACTGACTTAGGATGGAGTGTTGTGGGCTGCTCCACACCAGGTATCAACGGATCAACATCAGTCAGTCTGTGTCACAGAATAGCCACAAAGGAGATTCCAGCTTTGACACCTATGGATGCCATCCGTGTACTCGAGTCGGACTTTAAGGATGTCACAGCAGATGAAAAGACAATTTCTCAGGATGATATTGTGTTCCTAGACAAACTCAAAgaaggtataaaaaaaaatgctcaagGACATTATGAAATGCCTCTTCCGTTCAAACAACGGCCATACTTACCTGATAACAGAGAGCTTGCCAAGGTCAGACTCAATCATTTGAACAAGAAATTCTGTAGAAACTAG